A part of Aspergillus flavus chromosome 5, complete sequence genomic DNA contains:
- a CDS encoding putative DNA-directed RNA polymerase III subunit RPC7 → MSRFGAKKGRKLPGAEFTWDNDPNGEPDTAPTPLYPKYTVPQARPLSEREQKQVDLYRALREQFHDGPYYSVLDPGLSGRNSKAARQHFDPFHGMPSYSGKYQKKKRAIPKLSGRPYIMKFFPRDDLWEVIQPNFKAGAAVDGFVARMVRPPLKRGFEDDDEEDEDIGKRRKTGDEDDEGGENDDLLEPDDEQAEEEIMDDDFEDDDDEMGGDYNAEQYFDGGDDEYGDDGFGDGGGGGDEDTY, encoded by the exons ATGTCCCGGTTCGGAGCGAAAAAGGGCAGAAAGCTGCCCGGCGCAGAATTCACCTGGGACAATGACCCAAATGGGGAACCAGACACTGCGCCTACACCCCTCTACCCT AAATACACCGTCCCGCAAGCCCGACCCTTAAGCGAGCGCGAACAAAAGCAAGTCGATCTGTACCGGGCTCTTCGCGAGCAGTTCCACGATGGTCCTTATTACTCTGTTCTTGATCCGGGCTTGTCCGGTAGGAATTCGAAGGCGGCGAGACAGCATTTCGATCCGTTCCACGGTATGCCGTCTTATTCGGGGAAGtatcagaagaagaagagagctATTCCGAAATTGAGTGGGCGGCCTTATA TCATGAAGTTCTTCCCCCGCGACGATCTTTGGGAGGTCATTCAGCCGAACTTCAAGGCTGGTGCAGCGGTGGATGGGTTCGTTGCGCGGATGGTGCGGCCCCCGCTTAAGCGTGGattcgaggatgatgacgaggaagatgaagatatcggGAAGCGGCGGAAGACgggcgatgaggatgacgagggtGGTGAGAATGATGATCTCCTGGAGCCAGACGATGAAcaggctgaggaggagatcatgGACGATGACtttgaggatgacgatgatgagatggGTGGCGATTATAACGCTGAGCAGTACTTCGATGGCGGTGATGATGAGTATGGGGATGATGGATTCggggatggtggtggcggcggTGACGAGGATACTTATTAA